The Longimicrobium sp. genome has a segment encoding these proteins:
- a CDS encoding ABC1 kinase family protein, translating into DELADDLERMGPTYVKLGQLLSTRPDLVPPAYIDALTRLQDRLEPFPAADAERIVAEELGVRVSKAFLEFESEPLAAASLGQVHRAKLRDGRTVAVKVQRPGVREQLVRDMDAIEDIVEFMDRHTRAGRQYEFGRTFEELRKSLMAELDYRREARNASTLDENLAEFQRIIVPRPVEDYTTSRVLTMEFIRGRKITSISPLARLELDGDVLAEELFRAYLKQILVDGFFHADPHPGNVFLTDDRRIALLDVGMVGRIGPDLQQHLLRMLLAIADGQGAEAARATIQAGDVRSGYREDIFTADVKTLVADFATARNAENIQVGRVMLEVTRSAAENGIRLPVELTMLGRALLALDQVGRTLDPQFDPNAAIQRNASDLMRRRMMKNVSPSRMFSNMLEMNELVQKLPGRVNRALEAITEDGIEVRVRVPEEKWLLQGMQKISNRIAVSLVASALIVSAAMMMRVETRYRILGYPGVAMILFMGAAALGLLLVFDILVSDVRQRRRGDEK; encoded by the coding sequence CGACGAGCTGGCCGACGACCTGGAGCGGATGGGGCCCACGTACGTAAAGCTGGGCCAGCTTCTTTCCACCCGCCCGGACCTCGTTCCGCCCGCCTACATCGACGCGCTCACCCGCCTGCAGGACCGGCTGGAGCCGTTCCCGGCCGCGGACGCGGAGCGCATCGTGGCGGAGGAGCTGGGCGTGCGCGTGTCCAAGGCGTTCCTGGAGTTCGAAAGCGAGCCGCTGGCGGCCGCGTCGCTGGGGCAGGTGCACCGCGCGAAGCTTCGCGACGGGCGCACGGTGGCGGTGAAGGTGCAGCGCCCCGGCGTGCGCGAGCAGCTGGTGCGCGACATGGACGCCATCGAGGACATCGTGGAGTTCATGGACCGGCACACCAGGGCCGGGCGCCAGTACGAGTTCGGCCGCACCTTCGAGGAGCTGCGCAAGAGCCTGATGGCCGAGCTGGACTACCGCCGCGAAGCGCGCAACGCCTCCACGCTCGACGAGAACCTGGCCGAGTTCCAGCGCATCATCGTTCCGCGCCCGGTGGAAGACTACACCACCTCGCGCGTGCTGACGATGGAGTTCATCCGCGGCCGCAAGATCACCTCGATCAGCCCGCTGGCCCGGCTGGAGCTGGACGGCGATGTGCTGGCGGAGGAGCTGTTCCGCGCCTACCTCAAGCAGATCCTGGTCGACGGCTTCTTCCACGCCGACCCGCACCCCGGCAACGTCTTCCTGACCGACGACCGGCGGATCGCGCTGCTGGACGTGGGGATGGTGGGGCGCATCGGGCCGGACCTGCAGCAGCACCTGCTGCGGATGCTGCTGGCCATCGCCGACGGGCAGGGGGCAGAGGCCGCGCGCGCCACCATCCAGGCCGGCGACGTCCGCTCCGGCTACCGCGAAGACATCTTCACGGCGGACGTAAAGACGCTGGTGGCCGATTTCGCCACGGCGCGCAACGCCGAGAACATCCAGGTGGGGCGGGTGATGCTGGAGGTAACCCGCAGCGCCGCGGAGAACGGCATCCGGCTGCCGGTGGAGCTGACGATGCTGGGCCGCGCGCTGCTGGCGCTGGACCAGGTGGGCCGCACGCTGGACCCGCAGTTCGACCCGAACGCCGCCATCCAGCGCAACGCGTCGGACCTGATGCGCCGGCGGATGATGAAGAACGTTTCGCCCAGCCGCATGTTCAGCAACATGCTGGAGATGAACGAGCTGGTGCAGAAGCTCCCCGGCCGCGTGAACCGCGCGCTGGAGGCCATCACCGAAGACGGAATCGAGGTGCGCGTCCGCGTTCCCGAGGAGAAGTGGCTGCTGCAGGGGATGCAGAAGATCTCCAACCGCATCGCCGTGAGCCTGGTGGCGTCGGCGCTGATCGTGTCGGCGGCCATGATGATGCGGGTGGAGACGCGCTACCGGATCCTGGGATATCCCGGCGTGGCGATGATCCTGTTCATGGGCGCCGCGGCCTTGGGGCTGCTGCTGGTGTTCGACATCCTGGTCAGCGACGTGCGCCAGCGCCGCCGCGGCGACGAGAAGTAG